tttcaattttctgtctattgctcatcaccagtcagagcactaattcatacaagttgaaaaatcaggcttcactgaacaccaagatctggtgcgccgtggtgcggttttcgtgtcactctagaaaccaaaccgagctgtttgttgtcacaccatagcaactgtaccgaaagcaccttggtacaccaccggtgcacccaaactgtataccaaggatgcaactcaacatatggttgatccaagtaaaccggaggcgacattgttttgattgaggtttgCCAGCCATCATTCACAACTTCGGGATGGCGTGGCGGTTGTTGTCTCCGTCTTTTTACCACGAGGTTCCTGGTTCAATCctgggtacaaatatttttgaggattttttttttcaatatttgctgtcaaaattactgattatatacattttttaagtaacttcttcgaacctgcgacgctttagtcaaagagttagaaaattgaatggatttttgtagtggaatagagaaaacattccatattatgcaggcaggtttaagtgaaaatgcctatttcagggttatatgcacgagaagttaaagtttatatttcatgacactacgaaattctattcctaacgaactattctaaacaaataaaaaacattcaaaaaataaaataataactgtcGAGATTCGAACCAAGAACCTTTAAAATACTAAAGCACTGCCTTTGACAACCACACCATTAAGAACTGTTGAGTTCAGTTGGCTTGCAAGGCATCAAGAGTTCCAAACTTCTCCCGTGTGGTAGGCGCAgaaaccatgtcagttttgtgtaCCCGATCCACACCGCCGTCACACCAAACTTCGGTTTGGTGCACCGATCAAGCTACCGAGTTGTGTCGGGTTTTGGGTCGTGACGAGAAATGGTGCGCATAGAAAAACCGGTATCATAGCAAAccgttgtcgcacccgtcaaaaggtaagtctgtgaaaaatcattaatactggttattatcaaagtatattttaaaattcatgtctattgctcatcaccagccagagcgctaattcatacaagttgaaaaatcattaatttaggtcataattaaagtatattttcaattttctgtctattgctcatcatcagccagagcactaattaatacaagttgaaaaatcattaatattgtttattacttactttactttatcaGCAACAGGTCTATCGACCCAACGCTGAACTAATCGAAGATTTCCAGGATGCTCGATCTTGGGCCGCTCGTCTCCAGTCGCCTACAATGTTGGCCGCTCTTGCATCTTCGTCGACTGCACACAGCCAACGCGTACGAGGCCTTCCACGAAGCCGACGACCGCGTCCAGGTTCGCTGCTGAATATCGTTTTAGCCGCCCGCTCGTCCGACATTCTGGCTACATGTCCAGCCCACTTCAGCCTGTCGTGCTTGATGACTTTTACGATATCAGCATGTTTGTAGTCTTGGTACAACTCGAAATTCATGCGCCTGCGCCACCGGTCTCCTACTTGCTTGCCGCCGAAGATAGAACGCAGGATTCTCCGCTCAAAGACCCCAAGTGCTCTCTGGTCAGCCTCCTTTAGCGTCCACGACTCGTGACCGTAAAGAGCTACAGGGAGTATCAAGGTCCTGTACAGCGTGATTTTCGTAGGCGTCCTTAGGCTGCGGGACCTTAGCTGGCTACGAAGACCGTAGAAGGCCCTGTTTGCAGCACTAATCCGCCGTTTCACTTCGCAGCTCACTTCGTTGTCGCACGTCACGAGTGTACCAAGATATACAAATTCATCCACCACCTCATATCTTTCTCCATCTATTTCCACCTCCGAAACACCATCACCTGCACTGCCACGCGCTCTGCCAGCAACCAGATACTTGGTCTTGGCAGTGTTGATGGTCAGTCCGATCTTCGCAGCTTCCCGCTTGAAAGGGACGAACGCCTCCTCCACTGAACGACGGTCGATACCAATGATGTCGATGTCGTCAGCGTATCTCAGCAGCATGTGCGATTTAGTGATGAGTGTTCCGTTTCTTTGCACGCCTGCCCTTCGAGCAGCACCTTCCAACGCTATGATGAACAGTAAGTTCGAGAGAGCATCGCCCTGCTTCAATCCATCCAACGTAACGAAAGCTTCAGATGTCTCGTTAGCTATTCGCACGCTTGATTTTGCTCCGTCGAGCGTTGCACGAATCAGTCTTATAAGCTTTGCCGGAAAGCCGTGTTCTAGCATAATCTTCCAAAGTTCGTTTCTTTTGACTGAATCGTAcgccgccttgaagtcgatgaacAAATGGTGTGTTTGCAGGTTGTACTCCCGGAACTTGTCGAGGATTTGTCGCAGAGTGAACATCTGGTCCGTCGTTGACCGACCCGCTCGAAAACCGCACTGGTATTCGCCGACAAAGGTCTCGGTCATCGGTCTCAGCTTGCTCCACAGGATGCGGGAGAGTACTTTGTACGCTGCGTTGAGGATTGTGATGCCTCGATAGTTGGCACAATCGAGTCTTTGCCCTTTCTTGTAGATTGGGGTGACGAGCCCGTCTAACCAGTCGGTCGGAAGCTGTTCTTCGCACCAAATGCGTAGGATGATTTGGTGCAGAATCTCGGTCATCCGCGTACTCCCGTGCTTGAAAAGTTCGGCCGGAAGTCCGTCCTTTCCCGCGGATTTCCCGTTCTTGAGCTCTTTAACAGCCTTAGCTACTTCCTCCAACGTAGGCGGGTCCACAGCTTTTCCATCTTCCTCAACGTGTATCCTGTCCTCGACGATTCCCTCTCGTGTCTCACCGTTCAACAGCTGCTGGAAGTGCTCCTTCCACCTAGCCGCCACCGCAGTCTTGTCTGTCAACAGGTTGCCTTCCGTGTCGTTGCACATCACAGGGGAAGGCGTGGTTTTCCTTCTTACACCGTTGACAGTTgcgtaaaaatattgtttattatcaaagtatattttcaaattcatgtctattgctcatcaccagctagagcactaattcatacaagttgaaaaatcattaatttaggtcataattaaagtatattttcaattttctgtctattgctcatcaccagtcagagcactaattcatacaagttgaaaaatcattgatactggttattatcaaagtatattttcaaattcatgtctattgctcatcaccagccagagcgctaattcatacaagtcgaaaaatcattaatttaggtcataattaaagtatattttcaattttctgtctattgctcatcatcagccagagcactaattaatacaagttgaaaaatcattaatattgtttattatcaaagtatattttcaaattcatgtctattgctcatcaccagctagagcactaaatcatacaagttgaaaaatcattaatttaggtcataattgaagtatattttcaattttctgtctattgctcatcaccagtcagagcactaattcatacaagttgaaaaatcattaatactggttattatcaaagtatattttcaaattcatgtctattgctcatcaccagccagagcgctaattcatacaagttgaaaaatcattaatttaagtcataattaaagtatattttcaattttctgtctattgctcatcatcagccagagcactaattaatacaagttgaaaaatcattaatattgtttattatcaaagtatattttcaaattcatgtctattgctcatcaccagccagagcgctgattcatacaagttgaaaaatcattaatttaggtcataattaaagtatattttcaattttctgtctattgctcatcaccagccagagcactaattcatacaggttgaaaaatcgttaatattggttattatcaaagtatattttcaaattcatgtctattgctcatcaccagctagagcactaattcatacaagttgaaaaatcattaatttaggtcataattaaagtatattttcaattttctgtctattgctcatcaccagtcagagcactaattcatacaagttgaaaaatcatcaatactggttattatcaaagtatattttcaaattcatgtctattgctcatcaccagccagagcgctaattcatacaagtcgaaaaatcattaatttaggtcataattaaagtatattttcaattttctgtctattgctcatcatcagccagagcactaattaatacaagttgaaaaatcattaatattgtttattatcaaagtatattttcaaattcatgtctattgctcatcaccagctagagcactaaatcatacaagttgaaaaatcattaatttaggtcataattaaagtatattttcaattttctgtctattgctcatcaccagtcagagcactaattcatacaagttgaaaaatcattaatactggttattatcaaagtatattttcaaattcatgtctattgctcatcaccagccagagcgctcattcatacaagttgaaaaatcattaatttaagtcataattaaagtatattttcaattttctgtctattgctcatcatcagccagagcactaattaatacaagttgaaaaatcattaatattgtttattatcaaagtatattttcaaattcatgtctattgctcatcaccagccagagcgctgattcatacaagttgaaaaatcattaatttaggtcataattaaagtatattttcaattttctgtctattgctcatcatcagccagagcactaattaatacaagttgaaaaatcattaatattgtttattatcaaagtatattttcaaattcatgtctattgctcatcaccagccagagcgctgattcatacaagttgaaaaatcattaatttaggtcataattaaagtatattttcaattttctgtctattgctcatcaccagccagagcactaattcatacaggttgaaaaatcgttaatattggttattatcaaagtatattttcaaattcatgtctattgctcatcaccagctagagcactaattcatacaagttgaaaaatcattaatttaggtcataattaaagtatattttcaattttctgtctattgctcatcaccagtcagagcactaattcatacaagttgaaaaatcattaatactggttattatcaaagtatattttaaaattcatgtctattgctcatcaccagccagagcgctaattcatacaagttgaaaaatcattaatttaggtcataattaaagtatattttctattttctgtctattgctcatcaccagccagatcactaattcatacaggttgaaaaatcgttaatattggttattatcaaagtatattttcaaattcatgtctattgctcatcaccagctagagcactaattcatacaagttgaaaaatcattaatttaggtcataattaaagtaaattttcaattttctgtctattgctcatcaccagtcagagcactaattcatacaagttgaaaaatcattaatactggttattatcaaagtatattttcaaattcatgtctattgctcatcaccagccagagcgctAATttatacaagttgaaaaatcattaatttaggtcataattaaagtatattttcaattttctgtctattgctcatcaccagccagagcactaattcatacaggttgaaaaatcgttaatattggttattatcaaagtatattttcaaattcatgtctattgctcatcaccagctagagcactaattcatacaagttgaaaaatcattaatttaggtcataattaaagtatattttcaattttctgtctattgctcatcaccagtcagagcactaattcatacaagttgaaaaatcattaatactggttattatcaaagtatattttcaaattcatgtctattgctcatcaccagccagagcgctaattcatacaagttgaaaaatcattaatttaggtcataattaaagtatattttcaattttctgtctattgctcatcaccagccagagcactaattcatacaagttgaaaaatcattaatattgtttattatcaaagtatattttcaatttcatgtctattgcttatcaccagccagagcactaatgcctactagttaaaaaaatattaattttgttcATAATCAAAGTATATTTGGAATTGCATGCCTGCAGCTCATCACCTGCTATtgaatattattgtttttttgtttattgaaactaattaaaagtttccaaataaaactttatttagaaatttatcatgaagtttgtaaggaaaatttaagAGCACTTATTCTGCTTTGGAGCACTCAATAGATctcttttttctctaaattttgatcccaataaattcaaaatgatGCCATGTGTAACCCagtcaaaattttgtatggtagtttgtatggaaatttgtagagcactaaatctgcccttggagcactaaatagcactattttttctctaaattctgacctaaaaaaatccaaaatggcggcatgtgtaacctggcgtgagtgtcaatattttgtatgggagtttgtatggaaattttaagAGCACTTaatctgcccttggagcactTAATAGcactattttttctttaaattctgacctcaaaaaatccaaaatggcggcatgtgtaacctggcgtgagtgtcaatatttggtatgggagtttgtatggaaatttgaagagcacttaatctgcccttggagcactTAATAGCActtatttttctctaaatttttacccaaaaaaaattaaaatggcccaaaaaaatccaaaatggctgcATGTGTAACTaggcgtgagtgtcaatattttgtatgggagtttgtatggaaatttgaatagCACTAAATCTGGCCTtgaagcactaaatagcactaattattctctaaatattggcgccggaaaaatccaaaatggcggcatgtgtaacttggcgtgagtgtcaatattttgtatgggagtttgtatggaaatttgaagagcactaaatctgcccttggagcactaaatagcactaatttttctctaaattttgaccccaaaaaaaatccaaaatggcggcatgtgtaacctggcgtgagtgtcaatattttgtatggaagtttgtatggaaatttgaagagcactaaatctgcccttggagcactaaatagcactaattattctctaaatattggcgccggaaaaatccaaaatggcggcatgtgtaacctggcgtgagtgtcagtattttgtatgggagtttgtatggaaatttgaagagcactaaatctgcccttggagcactaaatagcactattttttctctaaattttgaccccaaaaaaatccaaaatggcggcatgtgtaacctggcgtgagtgtcaatattttgtatgggagtttgtatggaaatttgaagagcactaaatctgcccttggagcactaaatagcactaattattctctaaatattggcaccggaaaaatccaaaatggcgtcatgtgtaacctggcgtgaatAGACtatcaagagcaagctccgagaagaagaaacacgccagcgtgtgcgtgaaattgctgccaaaatgacgtcgaaggagaaaaacaaggcctacttggatggacgatcgagaagatggccacaagaatcaacttctgctgcaatttaacaaaatggcgcttttcagggccaacgaaaaattcacgaaagagttattgtttcaaatcattcatgcactgcttttggtgcttttgacgcttggcgtagaaattaattttaaaatatttccccccaaattttcatcaaaataaaacccCAGGAAAGGATCATTTCCGTGAAGGATTTAATTGGCTGCCAGAAATCCATGGCCAACGTGAGTGTTCCGGATTGacaccaaacaaaaaaccagaaaaagattttttcaagtcTTACGAAATCTCACGAAAGagtaattcttttcaaattttaaaatttcatttcgcctcatttgagcaattcaataaataatttattttcacagcgaaaattttctcaaagagcAGCAGACCACCATTTTGTTTTGAGTGTTGCTCTTGCAAAGCAAAAATactcatattgccaaaactcgttaaTGTTCCGTTAATGTCTCCCGGGAAACTGGCCACCACTTTCAAAATTACCATTATCATTTCCAAtattaaaaactatgagtttttatacccatattgcctacaATCGCATGATTCGGAAAATGTCCACCCGGGACAACCttcctgagggcaccggccagaTTGTGggcaatactgtcaaaatggccatttaattaccagtaccaaaaaccaagaagtttgatacccatattgcccaaaatcgtatggttcggtaaatgtcctcccgggagaacctccctgagggcaccggccactctaaGTTGTgaccaatactgtcaaaatggccattttcatcaccagtatcaaaatccaagaagtttgatacccatgttgtccagtctcgtatggccttccatcggaacaccccagAGGGTTATGGCCACTATGGTCTTGTGGCCAGACTATTCCGGCTGGCCTGCCCccgcttgggctgctccttgctccaggccagctgcttttcggccaactgcttctgggcctccaggccatctgcttccaggtccaggttgttgttcactcctcggcgtccagcgatagaatgatttccctGGGCTGATCGAGCGAGGTTTATATTGGCTCAAAATGGTGACGGATGCTCCGCCTCTTTGTGCCGGTTATCCCAAACCTCATAATTCGCTTTTTGTTGCAACTGTGTGGAGAATTCCACGCAACAGTGCCTTATTGCGTTGCGGACCCCTTCCCCAGTACCacgcatgcaacattttcgtaacgcgcgacatttttcgtttttctggattgacacctcaccagaatagagcccttaggataaagttctttgtcaaaaacaccctaaaagcaaaaattggaatttggttttttgaaccttttcaaaatacactccagttttttttattttgcagccGCAAAAGAAATTAATCTCTCACGGCTTCCAAAAAAGACTGGATTTCTTAGGGGTCCAGACTCCCACCATGAGCATTGCTAGTAGCGAACTAGCAAGCAATTAGAAATGAAGAACAACTCTTTCGTGATAATGGTGGTTCTAAAAAGGACCATATTATTTTGCTGGTGCGCTCCACTGCTTCTCCGGGTCGATCCTTGACTAGCTGCTCCGGGTGGTCCTCCAAACTGCTTCCTCCAAGTGGCCAGTACGATGTCcagattaaatttattttattttacttaaaactCAGGCCACTTTAAGATA
This is a stretch of genomic DNA from Culex pipiens pallens isolate TS chromosome 1, TS_CPP_V2, whole genome shotgun sequence. It encodes these proteins:
- the LOC128093133 gene encoding uncharacterized protein LOC128093133 — protein: MCNDTEGNLLTDKTAVAARWKEHFQQLLNGETREGIVEDRIHVEEDGKAVDPPTLEEVAKAVKELKNGKSAGKDGLPAELFKHGSTRMTEILHQIILRIWCEEQLPTDWLDGLVTPIYKKGQRLDCANYRGITILNAAYKVLSRILWSKLRPMTETFVGEYQCGFRAGRSTTDQMFTLRQILDKFREYNLQTHHLFIDFKAAYDSVKRNELWKIMLEHGFPAKLIRLIRATLDGAKSSVRIANETSEAFVTLDGLKQGDALSNLLFIIALEGAARRAGVQRNGTLITKSHMLLRYADDIDIIGIDRRSVEEAFVPFKREAAKIGLTINTAKTKYLVAGRARGSAGDGVSEVEIDGERYEVVDEFVYLGTLVTCDNEVSCEVKRRISAANRAFYGLRSQLRSRSLRTPTKITLYRTLILPVALYGHESWTLKEADQRALGVFERRILRSIFGGKQVGDRWRRRMNFELYQDYKHADIVKVIKHDRLKWAGHVARMSDERAAKTIFSSEPGRGRRLRGRPRTRWLCAVDEDARAANIVGDWRRAAQDRASWKSSISSALGR